In the genome of Ignavibacteriales bacterium, one region contains:
- a CDS encoding YajQ family cyclic di-GMP-binding protein, whose amino-acid sequence MAQNHSFDIVSEIDLQEADNAVNQAIKEIQQRYDLKDSLTEIELNKKDKLININTKDDYSLKASIDILQTKFIRRGISIKALKLEEPETAAGGRIKQRITLVSGISKENAKLITKMIKDSKLKVNAQIQDEQVRVQAPKIDDLQAVIKLVKEAELNFPTQFVNMK is encoded by the coding sequence ATGGCACAAAACCATTCCTTTGATATAGTATCAGAAATTGACCTGCAGGAAGCAGATAATGCAGTTAACCAGGCTATCAAAGAAATACAACAGCGTTATGATTTAAAGGATTCTCTAACTGAAATAGAACTCAACAAAAAAGACAAACTCATAAATATTAATACCAAAGATGACTATTCTCTGAAAGCAAGTATTGATATACTTCAGACAAAATTTATTCGCAGAGGAATTTCCATCAAAGCACTTAAACTCGAAGAACCTGAAACCGCTGCTGGCGGAAGAATAAAACAAAGAATAACTCTTGTCAGCGGTATCTCAAAAGAAAACGCAAAACTGATCACCAAAATGATCAAAGATTCAAAACTAAAAGTCAACGCACAAATTCAAGATGAACAGGTTCGCGTTCAAGCTCCAAAAATCGATGACCTTCAAGCTGTAATAAAACTTGTCAAAGAAGCTGAACTGAATTTTCCTACTCAGTTTGTAAACATGAAATAA
- a CDS encoding CPXCG motif-containing cysteine-rich protein translates to MRTDDEMIWKCQYCGRENSVWIDLTVNGKQDFIEDCRICCRPNRVIVTVDVDDNVFIESRLSDE, encoded by the coding sequence ATGAGAACCGACGACGAAATGATCTGGAAGTGCCAGTACTGCGGTCGTGAAAACAGTGTTTGGATCGATTTAACAGTTAATGGAAAACAGGACTTTATAGAAGACTGTAGAATATGCTGCCGCCCCAACAGGGTAATAGTCACTGTTGATGTTGATGATAATGTATTTATCGAATCCAGGTTAAGCGACGAATAA
- the ftsZ gene encoding cell division protein FtsZ, which produces MSRFATIDRERPSSAVLKVVGVGGGGCNAIESMIARGLTGVEYIAVNTDAQVLNSSSATHKIQCGAGITRGLGAGADPNVGKKSIEEDRERIADALAGSDMVFVTAGMGGGTGTGGAPVVASIAKSIGSLVVGIVTKPFRWEGKKRMLNAEQGIQEFKQYVDSLIVIPNERLLSILDKNTNAFTAFDKPNEVLYEATRGIADIITVEGLINVDFADVRSVMNQSGEALMGCGIASGENRAIEAAQKAISSPLLEGINIKGAKSVLLNVTGSNNLTMQEINEGNNVIFEAAGEEANVIFGCVRKEEMNDYVSYTVIATGFDGTQQIYSSKNSKPQTVKSNDSYIINGGFDFGDAKDVDKDNLDVPTIIRVKLPKQSLDENQDETPKTGFNPDASRYGWSREKAKKKEEEDSFEEDSSSFLRMIMD; this is translated from the coding sequence ATGTCGCGATTTGCAACTATAGACCGAGAGAGACCATCTTCTGCTGTACTAAAAGTTGTTGGCGTTGGTGGCGGTGGATGCAATGCAATTGAAAGTATGATTGCACGCGGACTCACCGGTGTTGAGTACATTGCCGTGAATACTGATGCGCAGGTTTTAAATAGCAGCAGCGCAACACATAAAATTCAATGTGGCGCGGGAATAACAAGAGGTTTGGGTGCCGGTGCGGATCCTAATGTTGGGAAAAAATCAATTGAAGAAGACAGGGAACGTATAGCTGACGCACTTGCGGGCAGCGACATGGTTTTCGTAACCGCCGGTATGGGCGGCGGTACCGGAACAGGCGGTGCACCTGTTGTAGCGTCAATAGCAAAAAGTATCGGTTCTCTTGTTGTGGGTATTGTTACAAAACCTTTCCGTTGGGAAGGTAAAAAGAGAATGCTTAATGCTGAGCAGGGAATACAGGAGTTTAAGCAATATGTTGATAGCTTAATTGTTATTCCTAATGAAAGACTGTTAAGCATTCTTGACAAAAACACTAATGCATTTACAGCTTTCGATAAACCAAATGAAGTTCTTTACGAAGCAACACGTGGTATAGCTGATATCATCACTGTGGAAGGATTGATTAATGTAGATTTCGCTGATGTGCGTTCGGTTATGAACCAGAGCGGTGAAGCCTTAATGGGATGCGGAATAGCAAGCGGTGAGAACAGAGCAATTGAAGCAGCCCAAAAAGCTATCTCAAGTCCGTTGCTTGAAGGTATAAACATTAAAGGCGCAAAGAGTGTATTGCTGAATGTTACCGGCTCGAACAATCTTACGATGCAGGAAATTAATGAAGGTAACAATGTAATCTTTGAAGCTGCCGGAGAAGAAGCCAATGTAATTTTCGGATGCGTTAGAAAAGAAGAAATGAATGATTACGTTTCATACACTGTTATTGCAACAGGGTTTGATGGTACACAACAGATTTATTCATCCAAGAACTCTAAACCGCAGACTGTAAAATCGAATGACAGTTATATAATCAACGGTGGTTTTGATTTTGGTGATGCAAAAGATGTTGATAAAGATAATCTGGATGTGCCAACAATTATCAGGGTGAAACTACCAAAACAATCGCTGGATGAAAATCAGGATGAAACACCTAAAACCGGATTCAATCCTGATGCATCACGTTATGGCTGGTCGCGGGAAAAAGCAAAAAAGAAAGAGGAAGAAGACAGCTTTGAAGAGGACAGTTCTTCCTTTTTAAGAATGATAATGGATTAA
- the ftsA gene encoding cell division protein FtsA — protein MKKEIMVGLDLGTTKVCAVIAEKNDEQNRIDILGFGVAPSEGLHKGLVANIGKTAEAIKSAVSIASNRAGFDINVVNVGVAGEHITSIRHRNYVTISSEDKEITKADLDRLEADVRTIRIPSDRQILHIIPEEYSVDHQGGIESPIGMSGSRLEATNHIVLASIPAIQNIKKSVERAGLQVKDYILQPIASSSSVLEESEKDLGVALIDIGGGTTDIAIFHNKAIKHSKVIGVAGNQVTNDIRESLGVVTDEAEMLKKEYGYASESAIIKEEDILIRGVGARGNTKIPISLLTQIISLRMRELFSLVDNEIRSAGFKNKIKAGIVLTGGGSLLKGCTELAEDVFGLPTRIGVPQELGTGLSNEIESPEFATVAGLIRGIPGGKSSDYQILIKKSKSKSKNKFSLVMKKVRQFFDEL, from the coding sequence ATGAAAAAAGAGATAATGGTCGGACTTGATTTAGGAACAACAAAAGTTTGTGCAGTCATTGCAGAAAAAAATGATGAGCAAAACAGAATAGATATTCTTGGATTCGGAGTTGCGCCGTCCGAAGGCTTGCACAAAGGATTGGTTGCCAACATAGGCAAAACTGCCGAAGCAATTAAGTCCGCAGTATCAATCGCATCAAACAGAGCCGGGTTCGATATCAATGTTGTAAATGTTGGTGTTGCCGGTGAACATATAACAAGTATCCGTCACAGAAATTATGTAACCATAAGCAGTGAAGATAAAGAAATTACTAAAGCTGATCTTGACAGACTTGAAGCCGATGTAAGAACGATAAGAATTCCATCAGACAGACAAATACTTCACATAATTCCTGAAGAATATTCTGTAGATCACCAGGGAGGTATTGAAAGCCCGATAGGGATGTCAGGTTCAAGACTCGAAGCAACTAATCATATTGTCCTTGCTTCTATACCTGCAATCCAGAATATAAAAAAATCTGTTGAGCGCGCGGGACTTCAAGTAAAAGATTATATACTTCAACCAATTGCATCAAGCTCGTCGGTTCTTGAAGAGAGTGAAAAAGATTTAGGTGTTGCTTTAATTGATATTGGCGGCGGAACAACTGACATTGCAATATTTCACAACAAAGCTATCAAACACTCAAAAGTAATAGGCGTTGCCGGTAACCAGGTAACTAATGATATACGTGAGTCACTCGGAGTTGTGACTGATGAAGCAGAAATGTTGAAAAAGGAATATGGTTATGCTTCTGAAAGTGCGATCATAAAAGAAGAAGACATATTGATAAGAGGCGTAGGTGCGAGAGGTAATACTAAAATTCCTATCAGCCTATTAACTCAAATAATAAGTTTAAGGATGCGGGAACTTTTTAGTTTAGTTGATAATGAAATACGAAGTGCAGGATTCAAAAACAAAATTAAAGCAGGAATAGTTTTAACGGGCGGTGGTTCTTTGTTAAAAGGATGCACGGAACTTGCCGAAGATGTTTTTGGACTGCCCACACGGATTGGTGTGCCGCAGGAACTTGGAACAGGATTATCAAATGAAATTGAAAGTCCTGAGTTTGCTACCGTAGCCGGATTGATTCGCGGTATACCGGGCGGTAAATCAAGTGACTACCAGATATTGATAAAGAAAAGCAAGTCGAAAAGTAAAAACAAATTTTCACTTGTCATGAAAAAAGTAAGACAGTTTTTTGATGAATTATAA
- a CDS encoding UDP-N-acetylmuramate--L-alanine ligase: MFKNIKKVHFVGIGGIGMSGIAEILLSQGFRISGSDKSLSEITDRLSDLGIEIFEGHSPENLHDVDVLVYSSAVTTDNPEVKAAIEKKIPIIKRSEMLAETMRMKYGIGIAGTHGKTTTTSMVGLTLTESGIDPTIIVGGKLSGLGGTNARLGNGEFIVVEADEFDRTFLKLTPTIAAITTLESEHLDTYKDLDDIKSAFIEFANKVPFYGFVVLCLDEPALQDIIPQINKRIFTYGLTTQADIRAVDIVHNEFTSSFTVKYLGKELGKITLKIPGVHNVKNALVAVCIAKELGIDFSVIKKALESFTGVYRRFEVKYNKEVLVIDDYAHHPTETSATLAGIRSGWDRRLVAIFQPHLYSRTKDFYQEFGRSFLNSDIFICTDIYPARELPIEGVTGELISEAAKRFGHKNVIYVKDKNSVPQVLNEIKKDGDIFVTMGAGDIWKFGMQFVKMLSEN; this comes from the coding sequence ATGTTTAAGAATATTAAAAAAGTTCACTTTGTTGGTATCGGCGGAATCGGAATGAGCGGTATTGCAGAAATTCTTTTAAGCCAGGGATTCAGAATATCCGGTTCCGATAAATCATTATCCGAAATAACAGACAGGTTAAGTGATCTTGGCATCGAAATATTTGAAGGTCATTCACCTGAAAATCTTCATGATGTTGATGTGCTTGTGTACTCATCCGCAGTAACAACCGATAACCCGGAAGTAAAAGCTGCAATTGAAAAAAAGATCCCGATCATTAAACGCTCAGAAATGTTAGCTGAAACAATGAGAATGAAATACGGGATCGGCATTGCAGGTACGCACGGAAAAACAACAACCACATCAATGGTTGGATTAACATTGACTGAAAGCGGAATTGATCCTACAATAATTGTTGGCGGCAAGTTAAGCGGACTCGGTGGAACAAACGCAAGACTTGGCAACGGCGAGTTTATTGTTGTTGAGGCGGATGAATTCGACAGAACATTTTTAAAGCTTACTCCGACAATTGCGGCTATCACTACTCTTGAAAGTGAGCATCTTGATACATATAAAGATCTTGATGATATAAAATCTGCTTTCATTGAATTTGCAAATAAAGTTCCGTTCTATGGATTTGTTGTTCTTTGTCTTGATGAGCCGGCGCTGCAGGATATAATCCCGCAGATCAACAAAAGAATTTTTACTTATGGATTAACTACTCAGGCAGATATAAGAGCGGTTGATATTGTTCACAACGAATTTACAAGTTCATTCACTGTAAAATATCTTGGGAAAGAACTCGGGAAGATCACACTTAAAATTCCCGGGGTTCACAATGTAAAGAATGCATTGGTTGCTGTATGCATCGCTAAAGAACTAGGAATAGATTTTTCTGTAATTAAAAAAGCTCTTGAATCATTCACTGGTGTGTACAGAAGGTTCGAAGTTAAGTACAACAAGGAAGTTCTAGTGATCGATGATTACGCACATCACCCGACTGAAACAAGTGCAACGCTTGCTGGAATTAGATCAGGCTGGGACAGAAGATTGGTCGCAATATTTCAGCCGCATCTTTACAGCAGGACAAAAGATTTTTACCAGGAGTTCGGCAGATCATTTCTTAATTCAGATATTTTTATTTGTACAGATATTTATCCGGCAAGGGAACTGCCGATTGAAGGAGTCACCGGAGAGCTGATTTCAGAGGCTGCAAAGAGGTTCGGACATAAGAACGTTATCTATGTAAAAGACAAAAACTCAGTTCCGCAGGTTCTAAATGAGATTAAAAAAGACGGTGATATTTTTGTTACAATGGGTGCAGGAGATATCTGGAAATTCGGAATGCAGTTTGTAAAAATGTTAAGTGAAAATTAA
- the murG gene encoding undecaprenyldiphospho-muramoylpentapeptide beta-N-acetylglucosaminyltransferase has protein sequence MARLSNPYRFLLAGGGTGGHLFPAVAVAEKIKLKKPEAEILFVGTKTRIEGKVIPELGYKFKSIWIKGFSRKMTIENLLFPLKVVVSVFQSILISLKFKPKVVIGSGGYVAGPAVFGAKVTGSKVILLEQNSYPGVTTRILERYANDIHITFDDSKKYFKNKEKLRSTGNPVRHSLVLSNRTDALKYFGLIDTKKTLLVLGGSLGAASINSAIAASLTDFEKEGIQVIWQTGKNYFEQNKNLATSMNFISAFIERMDLAYSACDLVLARAGATTISELTVLGLPSVLVPSPNVAENHQYYNAKSLEFRNAALLIKDAEIHEKILLVVSKLINDNHKLDELKNNSLLLAKPEAADIIADNAIKLAEA, from the coding sequence TTGGCGCGGTTGAGCAACCCATATAGATTTTTATTAGCAGGCGGCGGAACAGGCGGACACTTGTTTCCCGCAGTTGCAGTTGCAGAAAAAATTAAATTAAAAAAACCCGAAGCGGAAATTTTATTCGTCGGAACAAAAACCAGGATAGAAGGAAAAGTGATACCGGAACTCGGTTATAAATTTAAATCAATCTGGATAAAAGGATTTTCAAGAAAAATGACAATTGAAAATTTATTGTTCCCGTTAAAGGTTGTAGTATCAGTATTTCAATCAATACTGATCAGCCTGAAATTCAAGCCAAAAGTTGTAATAGGTTCAGGCGGTTACGTTGCCGGACCAGCCGTGTTTGGCGCTAAAGTTACCGGATCAAAAGTAATATTGCTTGAGCAGAATAGTTACCCGGGAGTAACAACAAGAATCCTTGAAAGATATGCTAATGATATACATATCACTTTTGATGATTCAAAAAAATATTTTAAGAATAAAGAAAAGTTAAGATCAACCGGTAATCCTGTCAGGCATTCACTGGTTTTAAGTAACAGGACTGACGCGCTTAAATACTTTGGTTTAATAGATACTAAAAAAACCTTACTTGTACTTGGAGGAAGCCTGGGAGCGGCATCGATAAATTCAGCGATCGCGGCTTCACTTACCGATTTTGAGAAAGAGGGGATTCAGGTTATCTGGCAAACAGGTAAAAATTATTTTGAACAGAATAAAAATCTTGCAACATCAATGAATTTCATAAGTGCGTTTATAGAAAGAATGGATCTTGCTTACTCTGCGTGTGATCTTGTACTTGCCCGTGCCGGCGCAACAACAATCTCAGAGCTGACTGTACTCGGACTTCCATCGGTACTTGTGCCTTCTCCAAATGTTGCTGAGAACCATCAGTACTATAATGCAAAGTCTTTGGAATTTAGAAATGCGGCATTGCTGATTAAAGATGCTGAAATACATGAAAAGATTTTGTTAGTAGTGTCAAAGCTGATTAACGATAATCACAAACTTGATGAACTGAAAAATAATTCGCTGCTGCTTGCAAAGCCTGAAGCCGCGGATATAATAGCGGACAACGCAATAAAACTTGCAGAAGCATAA
- a CDS encoding FtsW/RodA/SpoVE family cell cycle protein: protein MKKLALTVFFDVVLLMLLGLAIVMSASSSYSIFKFESLYHLFNSHLGKVLLGFGFMVLFAFIPYEIYKSVSKPAIIGMTVLLLMTLFVAPTIKGAGRWINLGFITFQPADMAKLVLIIHLAVLIETRKELVASYKESFIHLFFWIIIISGLVLIQPNISNAVILMLTGLTVLFVGGARLKHIIFSALGAIGTGLTAALLFPHSQKRIFTYINSLHNGGDINIQVKQALLGLGSGGLFGIGMGHSKQSNLFLPEAYGDFIFAILGEEMGFIGAVVIILSYLVLFVAGILIAKKAKDRFGQLLAFGITFSIILNAFINIAVATGLVPTTGLPLPFISYGGTSLIFQCIGVGILLNIAIANSIEQNKTDGLAVGAVEQPI, encoded by the coding sequence ATGAAAAAATTGGCACTCACAGTTTTCTTTGATGTTGTATTATTGATGCTGCTTGGTCTGGCAATTGTGATGAGTGCAAGCAGTTCATATAGTATTTTCAAATTTGAAAGTCTATATCATTTATTTAATTCACATCTCGGCAAAGTTTTACTTGGTTTTGGATTTATGGTGCTTTTCGCATTCATACCTTATGAGATTTACAAAAGCGTAAGTAAACCTGCAATAATTGGTATGACAGTTTTACTTTTGATGACCCTGTTTGTAGCCCCTACAATCAAGGGTGCCGGCAGATGGATAAATCTTGGCTTCATAACATTCCAGCCTGCGGATATGGCTAAATTAGTATTGATAATTCATCTTGCTGTTTTAATTGAAACACGTAAAGAACTGGTCGCAAGTTATAAGGAATCATTTATTCATTTATTCTTCTGGATAATTATCATTTCCGGTTTAGTGCTGATTCAGCCCAACATTAGTAATGCAGTTATCCTGATGTTGACTGGATTGACTGTATTGTTCGTCGGCGGTGCAAGATTAAAACATATTATCTTTTCAGCATTAGGAGCAATCGGAACAGGATTAACAGCCGCGTTACTCTTCCCGCATTCACAAAAAAGAATTTTTACTTATATAAATAGTTTGCATAACGGCGGTGATATTAATATCCAGGTAAAGCAGGCTTTACTCGGATTAGGAAGCGGTGGACTTTTCGGAATAGGTATGGGACACAGTAAACAAAGCAACCTGTTCCTTCCGGAAGCTTATGGTGATTTTATTTTTGCGATTCTTGGAGAGGAAATGGGATTTATCGGAGCTGTGGTAATTATTCTTAGTTATCTTGTTCTTTTTGTTGCCGGAATTCTCATCGCAAAAAAAGCTAAAGACAGGTTTGGACAGTTGCTGGCATTCGGTATAACTTTTTCAATTATTCTGAATGCGTTTATAAACATAGCTGTAGCAACAGGATTGGTTCCAACTACAGGGTTGCCTTTACCATTTATTAGTTATGGCGGCACATCATTAATTTTTCAATGTATAGGTGTCGGCATTTTACTGAATATTGCGATTGCAAATTCAATTGAACAGAACAAAACAGACGGATTAGCAGTTGGCGCGGTTGAGCAACCCATATAG
- the murD gene encoding UDP-N-acetylmuramoyl-L-alanine--D-glutamate ligase, translating into MKINGKKISIVGAFRSGVGAAKLAKRFDAVPFVSDSSDNDKVRKSVEQLKKENISFEIGQHSEKVYECDLMVVSPGVPSDAPVLKNAISKKIKVVSELEFASWYCKGKIIAITGTNGKTTTTSLCSHLFNVCGAKTYTAGNIGLAFSEIAPDVKENEFVSLEVSSFQLDLIDKFKPAVAMILNITPDHLNRYENKFENYIASKLNIYKNQDENDFLILNRDSESLMDAVGQHKSRDLYFSLKDEIKDGCGLTGETVVYNRNGNTDFSCTTDDIFIRGEHNVANAMAVICAAKVFGFENEKILEGLKTFKGVEHRLELVREIDGVKFINDSKATNVDSVWYALRSFNAPIFLILGGQDKGNDYNQIKDLVVEKVQKIYAIGSSAEKVFNFFHSLVKVEIKKSMEEIVVSAVNEARENEIVLLSPACASFDMFDNYEHRGQVFKKAVNEL; encoded by the coding sequence ATGAAAATAAACGGAAAGAAAATATCAATTGTCGGCGCATTCAGAAGCGGTGTTGGTGCGGCTAAACTCGCAAAGAGATTTGATGCTGTCCCGTTCGTGAGTGATTCATCCGATAATGACAAAGTAAGAAAATCCGTTGAGCAGTTGAAGAAAGAAAATATTTCATTTGAGATCGGACAGCACTCTGAAAAAGTTTATGAATGTGACTTGATGGTTGTTAGTCCCGGTGTTCCATCAGATGCGCCGGTATTAAAGAATGCTATCTCAAAAAAAATAAAAGTAGTCAGTGAACTTGAATTTGCTTCGTGGTATTGCAAAGGAAAAATTATTGCTATAACCGGAACAAACGGAAAAACAACCACAACAAGTTTGTGTTCACATTTGTTTAATGTATGCGGAGCCAAAACTTATACAGCGGGGAATATAGGACTGGCTTTTTCAGAAATAGCACCGGATGTTAAAGAAAATGAATTTGTATCGCTTGAAGTTTCAAGCTTTCAATTAGACCTGATAGATAAATTCAAACCTGCTGTCGCTATGATACTCAACATAACACCTGATCATCTTAACAGGTATGAAAATAAATTTGAAAACTATATCGCTTCAAAACTGAATATTTATAAAAACCAGGATGAAAACGATTTCCTGATATTGAACAGAGACAGTGAAAGTCTTATGGATGCTGTAGGTCAACATAAAAGCCGTGACCTGTATTTTTCATTGAAAGATGAAATAAAGGATGGCTGCGGATTGACAGGTGAAACAGTCGTTTACAACAGAAACGGAAATACTGATTTTTCCTGTACGACTGATGATATATTTATTCGTGGCGAGCATAATGTTGCTAATGCAATGGCAGTAATCTGTGCGGCAAAAGTATTTGGTTTTGAGAATGAGAAAATCCTAGAGGGACTGAAAACTTTCAAAGGCGTTGAACACCGGCTTGAACTGGTAAGGGAAATTGATGGTGTCAAGTTTATTAATGATTCCAAAGCAACCAATGTGGATTCAGTATGGTATGCACTAAGAAGTTTTAACGCCCCGATTTTTCTTATACTCGGTGGACAGGATAAAGGGAATGACTATAACCAGATAAAAGATCTTGTAGTCGAAAAAGTTCAGAAGATATACGCAATCGGTTCTTCTGCTGAAAAAGTATTTAACTTTTTTCATAGTCTTGTTAAAGTAGAAATAAAAAAATCCATGGAAGAAATAGTAGTCAGCGCTGTTAATGAAGCAAGGGAAAATGAGATTGTACTACTTTCGCCAGCCTGCGCAAGCTTCGATATGTTTGATAACTATGAGCACCGTGGACAAGTTTTTAAAAAAGCAGTGAATGAATTATAA
- a CDS encoding phospho-N-acetylmuramoyl-pentapeptide-transferase, whose amino-acid sequence MLYYLFEYINKTFSPPGFDIFRFLTFRSALAAITGLFLSLYLGPRIIRVLQKYQIGEAKKADGPKFHWSKAGTPTMGGIIVVLSVAIPVLLWADINSTYIILILTGTLWLSLVGFLDDYLKVVKKFPNGLIARYKLLGQIVIGLIVGSVIYFSPQFEGINSVTTVPFLKDVNFDFSYLYIPVVVFIITATSNAVNLTDGLDGLAIGITTIVMLALAVIAYVSGNAIYSNYLNIIFLPGSGELTVFIAAMIGASLGFLWFNSYPAQVFMGDTGSLALGGAFGILAVLVKKELLIPILGGVFFMETISVIVQRLYFKYTKKKYGEGRRVFKMAPIHHHFEMLGWPEPKIVVRFYIIAIILAIVSLTSFKIR is encoded by the coding sequence ATGCTTTACTATCTATTTGAATATATAAACAAAACTTTCAGTCCTCCGGGGTTTGATATTTTCCGGTTCCTCACTTTCAGATCCGCACTGGCAGCGATAACCGGATTATTTCTATCACTCTATTTAGGACCGAGAATAATCCGCGTGTTACAAAAGTATCAGATAGGTGAAGCAAAAAAAGCTGACGGACCAAAATTTCATTGGTCAAAAGCCGGAACACCAACTATGGGTGGAATAATCGTTGTACTTTCTGTTGCAATCCCGGTTCTGCTTTGGGCTGATATAAACAGTACTTATATAATATTAATACTCACCGGAACACTCTGGTTAAGTCTCGTAGGTTTTCTTGATGATTATTTAAAAGTTGTAAAAAAATTCCCCAACGGATTGATAGCAAGATATAAACTATTAGGTCAGATTGTAATCGGGCTTATAGTGGGTTCCGTCATTTACTTCTCGCCGCAGTTTGAAGGAATTAATTCCGTTACAACTGTTCCGTTCCTTAAAGATGTGAATTTTGATTTTTCATACTTGTATATACCGGTTGTTGTATTCATAATAACCGCAACTTCCAATGCTGTTAACCTGACTGATGGATTGGATGGATTGGCAATCGGAATAACTACTATAGTTATGCTTGCGCTTGCGGTTATCGCGTATGTAAGCGGTAACGCGATTTATTCAAATTACCTGAACATAATTTTTCTGCCCGGCTCCGGTGAGCTTACTGTTTTTATTGCAGCGATGATAGGAGCTTCACTTGGATTCCTTTGGTTCAACTCTTATCCGGCTCAGGTTTTTATGGGTGATACCGGTTCACTTGCACTTGGCGGTGCGTTTGGAATACTCGCTGTACTTGTAAAAAAGGAATTGCTGATACCGATTTTAGGCGGTGTGTTCTTTATGGAAACAATTTCAGTTATAGTTCAAAGATTGTATTTCAAGTACACAAAGAAAAAATACGGAGAGGGAAGAAGAGTGTTTAAGATGGCACCTATCCATCATCATTTTGAAATGCTTGGATGGCCCGAGCCGAAAATAGTAGTAAGGTTTTATATCATAGCAATAATTCTTGCTATTGTTAGCTTAACTTCATTTAAGATTCGTTAA